One segment of Cynocephalus volans isolate mCynVol1 chromosome 8, mCynVol1.pri, whole genome shotgun sequence DNA contains the following:
- the UBL4B gene encoding ubiquitin-like protein 4B, producing MFLTVKLLLGRRCSLKVSGKESVATLKKLVSERLQVPEEQQHLLFRGQLLADDKCLSDYHIGPNASINVIMRPLEEMVLKEAHQPQPLWHQLGQVLPKHFGPQDAKAVLQLLRQEHEERLQRIGLEDLEQLARHLLAEEQHVEGEREPKAMASELLQQGGGGGG from the coding sequence ATGTTCCTCACGGTCAAGCTGCTCCTGGGCCGGAGATGCAGCCTGAAGGTGTCAGGGAAAGAGAGCGTGGCAACGCTGAAGAAGCTGGTTTCTGAGCGGCTGCAGGTGCCTGAGGAGCAGCAGCACCTGCTCTTCCGTGGCCAGCTTCTGGCCGATGACAAGTGCCTCTCAGACTACCACATTGGGCCCAATGCCTCTATCAATGTCATCATGCGGCCCCTTGAGGAGATGGTGCTAAAGGAGGCccaccagccccagcccctgtggCACCAGCTGGGCCAGGTCCTACCCAAACACTTTGGGCCACAGGATGCCAAGGCAGTGTTGCAGCTGCTGAGGCAGGAGCATGAGGAGCGCCTGCAGAGGATAGGCCTGGAGGACCTGGAGCAGCTGGCACGGCACCTACTGGCAGAGGAGCAGCacgtggagggagagagggagcccAAGGCTATGGCCTCAGAGCTCCTGCAacaaggaggaggaggtggaggctgA